The Pseudomonas fulva 12-X sequence GGCGCTGTTTCGCGGCGGCAAGCTGGCCGAGGGCATGCCGGCCTGCACCGGTTGCCATGCGCCCGATGGCGCCGGCATCGCCACGGCCGGCTACCCGCATCTGGGCGGCCAGCACGCCGGTTACGTCGCCAAGCAACTGACCGCCTTCCGCGAAGGCGAGCGCAGCAATGATGGCGACGCGATGATCATGCGCGACATCGCCGGCAAGCTCAGCAACAAGGATATCGAGGCGCTGTCGAGCTACATTCAGGGGCTGCATTGAGGCGCTGATCGGCATTTGCTAGACGGTGAAAAAAAGGGTGGCCAAGGCCACCCTTTTTCGTTGGCGAGCCCGCTACAATGTCAGGAACCTGCCGGGTGGCGACCAGTCGAACCAGAGCTGTCCGCAGCACCTTCATCGTTAGGAGTCATGCATGCGTAATCTGATCCTCTCCGCGCTTCTGGCCACTGCCAGCCTGTTCGGCGTTACCGCCCACGCCGCCGATATCGAAGCTGGCAAACAGTACGTCGAGCTGAGCAACCCGGTCCCAATCTCCAAACCCGGCAAGATCGAAGTCGTCGAGCTGTTCTGGTATGGCTGCCCGCACTGCTACCAGTTCGAGCCGACCATCAACCCCTGGATCGAGAAGCTGCCGTCCGACGTCAACTTCGTGCGTATTCCTGCCCTGTTCGGCGGCCTGTGGAACGTTCACGGTCAGCTGTTCATCACCCTGGAAAGCATGAAGGTCGAGCATAAGGTGCACGACGCCATTTTCCGCGCCATCCACAAGGAAGGCCGCAAGCTGGCTACCCCGGAAGAAATGGCTGATTTCCTGGTCACCCAGGGCATCGACCGTGACGCCTTCCTCAAGGCCTTCAACTCCTTTGGCGTGAAGAGCCAGATGGAAAAGGCCAAGAAACTGGCCATGGCCTACCAGATCAACGGCGTGCCGGTGATGATCGTCAACGGCAAGTACCGTTTCGACATCTCCAGCTCGGGCGGCCCGGAGCAGACCCTGCAGGTCGCCGACTTCCTGATCGCCAAAGAGCGCGCTGCCAAGTAATCGACCTTCGGAGCGCCTGCCATGTTGCGTCGCCGCTCGATGCCCCGTCAGGCTGGCCTGTGTGATCCACAGGTCAACCCCGACTGCACGCCTGACAGCGAGTGGCCGCAGGATGGGCGCTTGCGGCTGCTTAGCTTCAACATCCAGGTCGGCATCAGCACCGAGCGCTACCACCATTACCTGACCCGCGGCTGGCAGCACCTGCTGCCGCACCAGGGGCGGGCCGGCAACCTGCAGCGTATCGGCGAGCTGCTCGGCGACTATGACATCGTCGCCCTGCAGGAAGCCGACGGCGGCAGCGTGCGTTCAGGCTTCATCAACCAGGTCGAGCACCTGGCGCGCATGGGCGCGTTCCCCTACTGGTATCAGCAGCTCAACCGTAACCTGGGGCGTTTCGCCCAGCACAGCAACGGGCTGCTCAGCCGCCTGCGGCCAACCCTGCTGGAAGATCACCCGCTGCCCGGCCCGGCCGGTCGCGGGGCGATTCTGCTGCGCATCGGCGAAGGCGACGATGCCATCGCCGTGGTCATGATGCACCTGGCGCTGGGCGCGCGTACCCGCACCCGGCAACTGGCCTATATCCGTGAGCTGATTGGCGGCTATCGCCATCAGATCCTCATGGGCGACATGAACACCCACGCCGTCGACCTGCTCGAGAATTCGCCGCTGCGCGATCTCGGTCTGCTCGCGCCCCAGGTCGAGGCGACCTTTCCGAGCTGGCGCCCGCAGCGCTGCCTGGACCATATTCTGCTCAGCCCGGGCTTGCAGCTCGAGCGCTTCCAGGTCTTGGCACAGCCGATCTCCGACCACCTGCCGGTGGCCGTGGAGATTCGCCTGCCCAATGCCCTCACGCCATCGTTGACGCCCCGTGTACAGGAGCCCTGAGCATGGCCGACGACGCCAAACGCTGGCGCGAGAAGTACCTTGCCAATATCGAGCAGCAGGAAAAGCTCGAGCGCCGCTGGGACATGCGTGTCGACCTGCTGCGCCGTGGCCTCGTGCGCAGCAGCCTGGCGGCCGAGGGCTCCGACAAGTCGGTTGACCAGTGCATGCAGGATCTTCGCGAGATCCTGCGCCGCGACGACATGGATGCCGGCCTCAGCGCGCTGATCCCGCGCCTGGAAAAGACCGTTCTGGATTCCGAGCAGCGCCGCCAGCAGCGTATCGAACAGGTCGCCAGTGGCATGGCGAGCCTGGTGGCGCAGCTGTTGAAAACCGACCTGCCGAGCGACGTGCGCAAGCCACTCAAGCGCTTTGCCAAGCAGGTCGAGCAGCGCGCCCGACAGTCGCGGGAAATGCCGGCGCTGCTGGCCGAACTCGGCCAGCTGCAGCAGCAGGCCTTGCAGGCACTGGGCGGCGAGCAGGTCGAACGCCCGGGCTTTATCGAGCGGCTGTTCGGCAGCCGCGATAGCGCCAGCCCGGCAGCCAATGCTGAGTCTGCTGCTTCCACTGGGCCGGTTGAGCCTAGCCAACACACCGCGCCTACCTCCGATGAGGACGAATCTGCCGAGCAGTCGGTCGCCGAGCGGGTGACGACTGAGCCGCAAGCGCAAGCCGTAACGACTCCAGTAGAGGCGGCGCCTGTTGTTATCGCCGAAGCTGCATCGCCGTCGCCGTCGCCGTCGCCAGAAGCCTCCCCGCAGCCCGCCATTCAGCCCACCCCCGTCGCTGCCAGCGCGCCTGCTGTGGTGAGCCGCGTGATGCTGGACAGCCTGCCGCTGTCGTCCGCCTTGCTGATGCCGTCGCCCGAGGCCAAGGCGGCTGCCGAGCCGGCCAACGAGAGCGTCGCCGTAGCGGAGCCTATCGAGGAAGCGGCGCTCGAGTCCGTCGTCGTCAATGCGGCAGTACCGGCTGATCCCGACTATGCGTTGCCGCCGGCGCCCGAACCAGGCTACAGCGCCATCGCCAGTCATGTGGAAGGCAGCCTGCTGAAGCTTCTGGAAGAGTTGCCACTGCCCGAGCGGCATCAGGGCCAGGCCGATGCGCTGCGCCAGCGCATCGCCGCGGGCCTGAACATGTACGAGCTGGTGCCGGTACTCGATGACCTGGCGGTGCTGATGCTGGCCATCGCCGATGTCGGCCAGCGCGAGTTCGAGGGCTACCTCAAGCAGCTCAACGAGCGCCTCGCCGCCTTCCAGGGCAGCCTGCACGATGTGCACAGCGACTACACCGACTCCGCCGAGGCCGCGCGCAGCCTGGACAACGAGCTGCGCCAGCAGGTCGACGGTCTGCACAGCAGCGTGCAGGAGGCCACCGACCTCAACAACCTCAAGGAGCTGGTGGAGAGTCGCCTCAGCGGGCTGCTCGGCACCATGAGCCAGTACCAGCAGCAGCGCGATGCCCGCGAGCAGCAAGTCGGCGAGCGCCTGCAGATTCTGGTCGACCGGGTGGCCAGCATGGAAGTGGAGGCCAAGGGCTTTCGCGATCACCTCGAGGAGCAACGCCAGAAGGCGCTGCTCGATCCGCTTACCGGCCTGCCCAATCGCGCGGCCTGGACCGAGCGCCTGGATCTGGAGCTGGCGCGCCTGCAGCGTTACGGCGGCGACCTGCTGCTGGCGGTGCTGGATATCGACCACTTCAAGCGCATCAACGACGACTACGGCCACCTGGCCGGTGACAAGGTGTTGAAGATCATCGCCGGGGAGCTGTTCAAGCGGCTGCGCAAGACCGACTTCATCGCCCGCTTCGGCGGCGAGGAGTTCGTGCTGCTGATTCCGTCCACGCCCATGGAGGGCGGCCTGAAGCTGCTCGACACGTTGCGTTCGGCCATCGAGAACTGTCCGTTCCACTTCAAGGGCGAGCGGGTGACCATCACCCTGTCCGGCGGCATCAGCGCGTTCAGCAGCGCCGAGCGCAGCGAGCAGGTGTTCGAGCGTGCTGACCAGGCGCTATACCGTGCCAAGCGCGGCGGGCGCAACCGTATCGAGGTGGGTTGAGCCTCTCGCGAGGCTTGGCGCCGCAGCCATTCATCCCTTCTGTGCGTCAGGCACGCCCGGCATGTGCCGGTTGTCGCAAAGCGAGGCGTCGGCAGTCGCCTGGCCATCACGGCGCTGCTAGTCTTGCTCTGCCGAACACTTGATAACCAGATCGACTTCTATGCTAGGGCGCCTCTCACTGCTGCTGGGACTCGTCGCGTTCGCCTGTCAGGCGAGTGCGCTGACCGTCTACAAGTACACCGATGCCAATGGCGTGGTCACCTACAGTGACCAGGCGGCGCCCGGTGCGAAGGTGTTCGTGTTCAGCGACCGGATGGTCGAGAAGCTCGACAACCAGGTGAAGCTGGAAACCCGCAAACACGCCGCCGGCGAGACGCTGCTGGTGCGCAACGACCTGTATGCGCCGGTGCAGGTGGAGCTCAAGCTGGAGCAGTTGAGCAACGTCAGCGGCGCGCCGGGCAAGCCGATCAACTGGGTGTTGCCGCCGCGCAGCGAGATCCGCCTGGCCACCCTGGCGCCGCTGGACCCGGCCAAGCCGCTGCGCTACACCCCGAAACTCAGCTACGCCCTGGGCGACCCGCGGTTGCTGCCGATCAAGCAGGCCTATCCGCTGCCCTGGCGCGGTGGCCCGTTTCGCCTGACCCAGGGCGCCAACGGCCAGTACAGCCACTTCACGCCCAAGGGCCGCTACGCCCTGGATATCGCCATGCCCGAGGGTACGCCGATCATCGCCGCGCGCGCCGGCATGGTGGTCAAGACCGAGAACGACCAGAGCGGGCGCGGCACCAACCCGTCCGGCAACTTCGTGCGCATCCTGCACGACGACGGCACCATGGGCGTCTACCTGCACCTGATGCAGGGCTCGGTGAGCGTGCGTGAGGGTCAGCGTGTTCCGGTCGGCGCGCCGATTGGCCGCTCCGGCAATACCGGCAACAGCACCGGCCCGCACCTGCACTTCGTGGTGCAGCGCAACGTCGGCATGGCGCTGGAGTCGATCCCCTTCGAATTCGCCCAGCCGGTGGACAGCCTGCCCAACTTTGCCGTGGGTGGCGACTGAGAGCCTGTTTTTAACGCCGCAGTGCCGACGCGCAGCAGTCTTTGAACAGGTTCTGAGGAATCCGCCTCGTGATCAGGCCTCTCCCAGGCGACAGCTCAGCGCGCAGTGGTCGGATACGCCGGTGCTCAGCCTGGCGTTTTCCAGCCGATAGCCCGGCGTATGAAACAGCCCATCGACCATGAACGGAATTTCGCCAGCGCGATGCAGCGAACCGTCGATGCTGCTGGTGTAGTGCGCCGGTACGCCGTCGATGAAGTGCTCGGCGATCAGGTCGAAGGTGGGCCGCCCGCGCGGCGCATTGAAGTCGCCGGTCAGCAGTAGGCCGCCCGCTGCCTGAGCTTGCCCCTGAGCCAGCGCGATCAGCTTGCCGGCGCTCTCGCGCTGGTACGGCGTGGAGCTGCCGAGCGGGGTGACGTTGAGATGGGTGGTGGCGACGCGAAAGCCGCCAAGCGTGGCGCTGAGCAGTACTTCGGCGATGCTCAGCGGGTCGGCCACGCGCCGGCCCTCGGCGGTGAAGAAGGTCATCTCCTGGATGCGCTCGGGGCTGCCCGAGTAGTACTCGGCCGCGACATCGAGCAGCACCTCGCCACGGGCCAGCATGCCGACGCCCACCACGTTGGCCGGGCCTTCGTCCGGGTAGCGCGCCATGGGGGCGAAGACCATGGGCGCGCCCATCAGCGCCTCGAGGAACGGGATATCGCGCTCGCAGACCTCCTGCAGGCAGAGCAGATCCGGGCGTTCACGGTCGATGAAGGCTTCGACGCGCGCCAGATGGCGGGAGCGTTCGATATTGATGGAGGCGATGTTCAGGGACATGGAATCAGCAGGTGCGAAGAGGGGCGTGATCAGCGGCGCAGTATACCTGACGGCCATAACGCAAATCGCCCGGCGAGCCGGGCGATTCGTTTACAGCGGCGTGATCAGAACGCCAGGCCGACTTTCAGACCGACCTGCTCCTGCTTGAGCTTGCTGCGCTCAGCCAGCTCGGAGTTGCTGTCCAGCTCGTAGCGAGTCTGGGTGTAGTACAGGCTGGTGCTGATCGGCAGGTTGTTGATGCCCTTGTTCCACAGCACGCTCAGCTCGCCATACGGGTTGACCTTGTTCTTCAGGTCCACCGAGTCGCTGTCGCCATCGATCTTCAGGCGTGCTTCGGAATCCACCGAGTAGCGCGCGCCGACTTCCAGGCGCACGGTGTAGTCGTTGGTCAGGTAGTTGTAGCCCAGGCCGGCCTTGGCGAACGGCGATTTGCTGGTCAGCTTGACGTTGCTGTCCAGCGGGCCGACGTCGTCCTGCTCGATACGGCCCCAGTCGTAACCGCCACCGACCAGCACGTCGACATACTGGTTGCTGCTCAGCGCCGCGCGCAGGCCCAGATCCAGATCGGCACGGGCCGACTTGTATTCCACGTCGTCCTTGTCGCGGTACTGGCCTTCGATACCGGCCTGGTAGATGAAGCCTTCCTGGCCGGTCAGCTTGTTGCCGAAGGTGTAGAACAGACCGCCCTGGTTCAGGCGCTCCTTGTCGCTGTCGTCATCTACGGTGAGCTTGTACTGATTGTGGGAGCCGATTACGCCGATGGTCGAGATCGGGTCGGTGATGGAGTCGGCGTAAGCCTGGGACGCGCCGGCCAGGCAGAGGGCGAGGGCGGTTTTCGAGGTGATTCCATTGAGTCGCATGGCTGAATCCTTGGCAGTCTGTTCATGTGATGGCGTACACCGATCCAATCGGTGCCCGCGGTGGACTGCCCGGCTTTGCGCGACATTCGAGTATGCCGACGAACGGTCGTAAGTGATTGTTTCAGAAGGCCTGAGCGATGGCGGAAAGCAGCGATAGATGACCGCTTGGTCAACTTGCGAGAAGGCGTTGCGGCGGCACGTTCCCGGGCACGTGTACGCCCGGGAACATGTGGCTTCAGTCGAGCTTGATGACCTTGGCCAGGACGATCTTCGGTCCTTTCATCTTCTTGACGATCAGGCGCAGGCCGGCGACTTCCAGTGATTCCTCTTCCTCGGGCACGCGCTTCAAGGTTTCGTAGATCAGCCCGGCGAGGGTTTCCGCCTCGATATGATCGAGATCGATGCCCAGCAGTCGCTCGAGCTTGAAGAGTGGCGTGTCGCCGCGCACCAGCAGCTTGCCGGGCTGATAGGCGAGGATGCCGCGCTCGGTCTTGCGGTGTTCGTCCTGGATGTCGCCGACCAGAGCTTCGAGCACGTCTTCCATGGTCAGGTAGCCGATCACCTTGCCGTCGGCTTCTTCGACCAGGGCGAAATGCGCGCTGCCCTTGCGGAACTGTTCCAGCAGCTCGGAGAGCGGCAGGTTGCGGCTGACCTTCTCGATGGGGCGCATCAGCTCGGCCAGGCGCAGGGTCGAGGGCAGCATCTCCAGCAGCGACAGGTGCAGCAGCAGGTCCTTGATGTGCAGCACGCCGACGAACTCGCCCGCGGCTTCATCGAAGATCGGGAAGCGGCTGTACTTGTGGCGGCGGAACAGGCTGAACACTTCGTCCAGCGTGGCGTTGAGTTCCAGGTAGACCAGATCTTCGCGGGAGTTGGCCCAGTCGACCACTTCCAGCTCACCCAGCTCCACGGCGGAGGCGAGCACGCGCATGTCCTGATCGGTCGGGTCGCTGGCGCGGCTGGAGTGCAGGATCAGCTTGAGCTCGTCGCGGCTGTAGTGGTGCTCATGGTGGCCGGCCGGCTGATCCTGGCCGGCGATGCGCAGAATGGCGTTGGCGCTGGCGTTGAGCAGGAAGATCGCCGGGTACATGGCCCAGTAGAACAGATACAGCGGCGCAGCCGTCCACAGCGACAGCAGCTCCGGCTTGCGGATCGCCCAGGATTTCGGGGCCAGCTCGCCGATCACGATGTGCAGGTAGGAGATGATGAAGAACGCGGTGAAGAAGGCGATGCCGTGGATCAGCTTCTGCGACTCGATACCGATCGAGGTCAGCAGCGGTTCGAGCAGGTGCGCGAAAGCCGGCTCACCCACCCAGCCCAGGCCCAGGGACGCCAGGGTGATACCCAACTGGCAGGCGGAGAGGTAGGCGTCGAGCTGGCTGTGCACGGTGCGCAGGATGTGGCCGCGCCAGCCGTTCTTCTGGGCCAGGGATTCGACCTTGGTGGCCCGCAGCTTGACCATGGCGAACTCGGCGGCCACGAAGAAGCCGTTGAGCAGCACCAGAAAGAGGGCGAACAGCACGAGGCCCATGTCAGCGAAATAACTGGAGAAGGAGACGCTCGTAGAGGGATCCATAAGGGGTTCGTGTGACCGGATGTTGCTAAAGGGTGGGGCCTGGACCGGCGCTTTGCAAGAGGGCCGCGGTTAGTGGCCTGACGCGGCGATCTGCGCCGGCTGGAAATGGCAGGTGAACAGGCTGCCCTTGCCCAGCACGCTGGTGATCTCCAGCGTGCCGCGGTGGCGCAGCAGCACGTGCTTGACGATGGCCAGGCCCAGGCCCGTGCCGCCGGTATGGCTGGCGCGGCTGGAGTCGACCCGGTAGAAGCGTTCGGTCAGGCGTGGCAGGTGCTTGGCCTCGATTCCGGGGCCGGTGTCCTGCACCGACAGGTGCGCGCCCTGGCTGTCCTGCCACCAGCGAATGCGGATTTCGCCTTCGGCCTGGGTGTACTTCACGGCGTTGAACACCAGATTGGAAAACGCGCTGCGCAGCTCCGAGTCGCTGCCCTTGAGCTTGAGGCCGGCGTCGGCCTCCAGGCTGATGCGGTGATTGCGCTCGGCGGACAGTGCTAGGGCGTCGTTGCGGATGGCCTGCAGCAGCAGGTCGACCGCCACCGGCTGGTTGTCGGAGGGATAATCGGTGGCTTCGAGCTTGGCCAGCAGCAGCAAATCGTTGAGCAGGCCCTGCATGCGCGCGCCTTGCTGCTGCATCTGCTGCAGGGCGCGGCGCCAGCGCGGATTGATGTCGTCGACGTTGTCCTGCAGGGTTTCCACGTAGCCAGAAATCACTGTCAGCGGCGTGCGCAGCTCGTGGGAAACATTGGCGACGAAATCCTTGCGCATCTGCTCAAGATGGTGGAGGCGAGTGACGTCGCGCACCAGCATCAGGTGTTCCTGATTGCCGTAGCGGGTGATGTTGAGCTGCAGCTGCTTGCGCGGATTGACCGGCGACGGCAGGTCGAGGGGTTCGAGGAAGTTGCCGCGCTCGAAGTACTCCTTGAAGCGTGGGTCGCGTACCAGGTTGGTGATCGACTGGCCGCTGTCCTGGGGCGTCTTCAGGCCCAGCAGGGTTTCCGAGGCCTTGTTCCACCATTCCAGGTTGCCGTGGCTGTCGAGCATGATCACTGCATCGCGCAGCGCCGCGGTGGATTCCTGCACCCGGTCGATCACCGCCTGCAGGCGGCCGCGGGCGCGCTGGTTGCGGCGTTGCAGGTGGTAGATGCTGTCGAACACCTCGCCCCACAGGCCGTAGCCGTCGGGTGGTGGTTCGTCAGGCTGGTGATCCTTGAGCCAGGCATGCAGGCGCAGCAGCTGGCTGAGGTTCCAGAGCAGGTGAGCGGCCAGGCCGATGGCGATGGCCCAGGCGTATTCGCCGGTGACCACCCCGGCGACCAGGCAGGCGGCGATCAGCAGTACCAAGCGGCGGGTTATGGCGCCACGCCAGTTGCTCGTCACGTTTCGCTCATCCGCCGGCGGGTCCCTGTGATGGTCGGTTGCAGGCTATCGATCAGCCTTTGGTGGAAAAACGATACCCGGTGCCGCGTACCGTCTGCACCAGATTTTCGTAGGCCTCGCCCAGCGCCTTGCGCAGACGGCGGATGTGCACGTCCACGGTGCGCTCCTCCACGTAGACGTTGCCGCCCCACACCTGGTCGAGCAGCTGGCCGCGGGTGTAGGCGCGCTCCTGATGGGTCATGAAGAACTGCAGCAGGCGGTATTCGGTGGGACCCATCTCGGCGGGCTTGCCGTCGATGGTCACGCGGTGGCTGATTGGGTCGAGCAGCAGGCCGCCCACTTCGATCGGACCTTCGTTGTCGCCGGGGCCGGCGCGGCGCAGCACCGCCTTGAGGCGGGCGACCAGCTCGCGTGGCGAGAAGGGCTTGGTGATGTAGTCGTCGGCGCCGACTTCCAGGCCCTGGATCTTGTTGTCCTCTTCGCCCTTGGCGGTGAGCATGATGATCGGAATATCGCCGGTCAGCTCGTCGCGCTTCAGGCGCCGGGCCAGCTCGATACCGCTGGTGCCGGGCAGCATCCAGTCGAGCAGGATCAGGTCGGGTTTGCGGTCGACGATGATGGCGTGGGCCTGGGCGGTGCTTTCCGCTTCCAGGCACTCGTAGCCGGCCATTTCCAGCGCCACCACGATCATTTCGCGGATCGGCGCTTCGTCATCGACGATCAGGATGTTCTTGCCAACCATGGGTTGAGCCTCTGTTCATTCAACTGTCATGCGGCGCATTAGATAACGGAATTATTGCAGTGATATGACAGCTGTGCGGCAGGCCTCCCGCGCGGTGCTCAGCGCAACACGTAATCCAGCACGATGCCGACGAAGATCGCCAGGCCGGCCCAGTGGTTGTGCAGAAAAGCCTGGAAGCAGACCATCGGCTCGCGCTGGCGGGTCATGTGAAATTCCCAGGCGAAGCAGCCGGCGGCCACCAGCAGGCCGAGGTAGAAGTACAGGCCCAGCTCGAAGCGTGCCCCGGCCAGCAGTAGGCAGAGCAGCGCCAGGCCCTGCAGGCCGAAGATGATCACCCGGTCGGCATCGCCAAAGAGGATCGCCGTGGATTTCACGCCGATCTTCAGGTCGTCCTCGCGGTCGGCCATGGCGTAGTAGGTGTCGTAGGCCACGGTCCAGATCACGTTGGCCAGCAGCAGCAACCAGGCGGCCGCCGGCAGCTCGCCGGTCTCGGCGGTGAAGGCCATCGGCATGCCCCAGGAGAACGCCGTGCCGAGCACCACCTGGGGGTAATAGGTGTAGCGCTTCATGAACGGGTACAGCGCTGCCACGCCCAGGGCGCCGAACGACAGCCACACGGTGGTGGCGTTGGTCAGCAGCACTAGTGCGAAGCTGAGAGCGATCAGTACGGCGAAGAGGATCAGCGCCTCGCGCGCGGTGACCTTGCCGCTGGCCAGCGGGCGGGCTTTGGTGCGGCTGACGTGGCCGTCGAAGTTGCGGTCGGCGTAATCGTTGATCACGCAGCCGGCGGCGCGCATCAGCACCACGCCAACCACGAAGATCACCAGGTTCTTGATGCTCGGCACGCCTTCGGCAGCAATCCACAGCGCCCACAGCGTCGGCCACAGCAGCAGGTAGATGCCGATGGGTTTGTCCATGCGCATCAGCTGCAGGAAATCCCATGTGCGCGGATGCAGGCGATTGAGCGATTGCAGCAGACGGATGTACATCGGGCGGTTCTCCTGGCGCGGTGCGCGGATTATACGGCGCGGCGCCGGCCGCGGGGTCAGCGGCTCGCCGCTGGCCAGAAATCGGCCAGGAACACTTCGGCGACCAGCACCGCCAGCGGGCCGCGGCGAAAGCACGAACGCCGCGCCCACAGATCATTCTGACTGGCCTCTGACGGCAGCCAGGCTGCCGGGTAACGGCACACCTGAAGCTCGCCGCGGGTAAAGGCCTGGTCGCTGAACAGCAGTTCGCCGAGGGAGCGGCTGCCCAGCTCCTGAAGGTCCAGATTCGAGCCTTCCAGCGCCTGTCGGGCGGCCACGCTGCGGGCGAACACCCAGGGCTGGCCATTGCCACGCAGGTACACCTCGCGCACCCAGCCCTGGCTGCCCGGTGGCACGTCCAGCGCGGCGCATTCGTCGTCACGCAGCGCCTGCCAGCCTTCACGCAGCGGCGTGACGCTGAAGCCGCCGTCGGAGAGTTCGGTCAGCCGCCGGGTCAGCGAGTCCTGGTTGAACAGCCAGTCGTAAACGCTGGCTATTGGTGCGCTTGGCAGCTGGTCGCGGGTAAGCCAGGCGGGTGTTTGCGGGGTAGAACAGGGCACGGTGCAGGTCCGCGAGAGAAGGGAGCGCGGAGTCTAGCATGGGCGTTGTGCAGCCCCTGGCATTCGTCGTGCCCGCTTGGCGATAGCGCGGCATTTGCGGTAGCGTGCCCGCGCAACAACCGTGACTAGCGCCGGAGAGCCTGTATGAAGAAGTGGCAATGTGTGGTCTGCGGACTGATCTATGACGAACGCGAAGGCTGGCCCGATGACGGCATCGCTCCCGGCACCCGCTGGGAGGATGTGCCGCAAGATTGGCTATGCCCGGACTGCGGCGTCGGCAAACTTGACTTCGAGATGATCGAAATCAACTGAGAATTCGCTCAAAGCTTGTTGCGCGTCGACCCTGCTGCGTTGAACGCAGGCTCGAAGTGCTCATTTACGTCAGTAAAGTCGCCCGCGACTCCGACCGCTTCTCGCCTGCCTTCGCCTTGCATGGCTCTAGCTCGCGAAGCTTTGAACAAATTCTTTAGGAAAGGAGCAAGCAATGAGTGATCCCGTCGTCATCATCGGCACCGGCCTGGCCGGCTACAACCTGGCCCGCGAGTTTCGCAAGCTGGACAGCGAAACGCCGCTGCTGCTGATCACCGCCGACGACGGGCGCTCGTATTCCAAGCCGATGCTGTCCACCGGCTTCGGCAAGAACAAGGATGCCGACGGCCTGAGCATGGCCGAGCCGGGTGTCATGGCCGAGCAGCTCAATGCCCAGGTGTGGACGCATACGCGGGTGACCGGGATCGATCCGGGCCATCGCCGCCTGTGGATCGGCGAGGAGGCGGTGGCCTACCGCGATCTGGTGCTGGCCTGGGGCGCCGAGGTGCTCAGCGTGCCCATCGAGGGCGATGCGGCGGATCAGCTGTTCACGGTCAATGACCTGCAGGGCTACGGGCGGTTTCGCCAGGCCGTCGAGGGCAAGCGCAAGGTGCTGATTCTCGGCGCCGGGCTGATTGGCTGTGAATTCGCCAACGATCTGTCACTGGGCGGCTATGAGGTCGATCTGGTGGCGCCCTGCGAGCAGCTGATGCCTGCCTTGCTGCCGGTCGAAGCCGCCGCCGCGGTGCAAAGTGGCCTCGAAGCGCTGGGCGTGCGCTTTCACCTCGGCCCGGTGGTCAGTCGCCTGCAGCATGCGGC is a genomic window containing:
- a CDS encoding thiol:disulfide interchange protein DsbA/DsbL; its protein translation is MRNLILSALLATASLFGVTAHAADIEAGKQYVELSNPVPISKPGKIEVVELFWYGCPHCYQFEPTINPWIEKLPSDVNFVRIPALFGGLWNVHGQLFITLESMKVEHKVHDAIFRAIHKEGRKLATPEEMADFLVTQGIDRDAFLKAFNSFGVKSQMEKAKKLAMAYQINGVPVMIVNGKYRFDISSSGGPEQTLQVADFLIAKERAAK
- a CDS encoding endonuclease/exonuclease/phosphatase family protein produces the protein MLRRRSMPRQAGLCDPQVNPDCTPDSEWPQDGRLRLLSFNIQVGISTERYHHYLTRGWQHLLPHQGRAGNLQRIGELLGDYDIVALQEADGGSVRSGFINQVEHLARMGAFPYWYQQLNRNLGRFAQHSNGLLSRLRPTLLEDHPLPGPAGRGAILLRIGEGDDAIAVVMMHLALGARTRTRQLAYIRELIGGYRHQILMGDMNTHAVDLLENSPLRDLGLLAPQVEATFPSWRPQRCLDHILLSPGLQLERFQVLAQPISDHLPVAVEIRLPNALTPSLTPRVQEP
- a CDS encoding GGDEF domain-containing protein, whose protein sequence is MADDAKRWREKYLANIEQQEKLERRWDMRVDLLRRGLVRSSLAAEGSDKSVDQCMQDLREILRRDDMDAGLSALIPRLEKTVLDSEQRRQQRIEQVASGMASLVAQLLKTDLPSDVRKPLKRFAKQVEQRARQSREMPALLAELGQLQQQALQALGGEQVERPGFIERLFGSRDSASPAANAESAASTGPVEPSQHTAPTSDEDESAEQSVAERVTTEPQAQAVTTPVEAAPVVIAEAASPSPSPSPEASPQPAIQPTPVAASAPAVVSRVMLDSLPLSSALLMPSPEAKAAAEPANESVAVAEPIEEAALESVVVNAAVPADPDYALPPAPEPGYSAIASHVEGSLLKLLEELPLPERHQGQADALRQRIAAGLNMYELVPVLDDLAVLMLAIADVGQREFEGYLKQLNERLAAFQGSLHDVHSDYTDSAEAARSLDNELRQQVDGLHSSVQEATDLNNLKELVESRLSGLLGTMSQYQQQRDAREQQVGERLQILVDRVASMEVEAKGFRDHLEEQRQKALLDPLTGLPNRAAWTERLDLELARLQRYGGDLLLAVLDIDHFKRINDDYGHLAGDKVLKIIAGELFKRLRKTDFIARFGGEEFVLLIPSTPMEGGLKLLDTLRSAIENCPFHFKGERVTITLSGGISAFSSAERSEQVFERADQALYRAKRGGRNRIEVG
- a CDS encoding peptidoglycan DD-metalloendopeptidase family protein, which translates into the protein MLGRLSLLLGLVAFACQASALTVYKYTDANGVVTYSDQAAPGAKVFVFSDRMVEKLDNQVKLETRKHAAGETLLVRNDLYAPVQVELKLEQLSNVSGAPGKPINWVLPPRSEIRLATLAPLDPAKPLRYTPKLSYALGDPRLLPIKQAYPLPWRGGPFRLTQGANGQYSHFTPKGRYALDIAMPEGTPIIAARAGMVVKTENDQSGRGTNPSGNFVRILHDDGTMGVYLHLMQGSVSVREGQRVPVGAPIGRSGNTGNSTGPHLHFVVQRNVGMALESIPFEFAQPVDSLPNFAVGGD
- a CDS encoding endonuclease/exonuclease/phosphatase family protein encodes the protein MSLNIASINIERSRHLARVEAFIDRERPDLLCLQEVCERDIPFLEALMGAPMVFAPMARYPDEGPANVVGVGMLARGEVLLDVAAEYYSGSPERIQEMTFFTAEGRRVADPLSIAEVLLSATLGGFRVATTHLNVTPLGSSTPYQRESAGKLIALAQGQAQAAGGLLLTGDFNAPRGRPTFDLIAEHFIDGVPAHYTSSIDGSLHRAGEIPFMVDGLFHTPGYRLENARLSTGVSDHCALSCRLGEA
- a CDS encoding outer membrane beta-barrel protein, translating into MRLNGITSKTALALCLAGASQAYADSITDPISTIGVIGSHNQYKLTVDDDSDKERLNQGGLFYTFGNKLTGQEGFIYQAGIEGQYRDKDDVEYKSARADLDLGLRAALSSNQYVDVLVGGGYDWGRIEQDDVGPLDSNVKLTSKSPFAKAGLGYNYLTNDYTVRLEVGARYSVDSEARLKIDGDSDSVDLKNKVNPYGELSVLWNKGINNLPISTSLYYTQTRYELDSNSELAERSKLKQEQVGLKVGLAF
- a CDS encoding hemolysin family protein, which translates into the protein MDPSTSVSFSSYFADMGLVLFALFLVLLNGFFVAAEFAMVKLRATKVESLAQKNGWRGHILRTVHSQLDAYLSACQLGITLASLGLGWVGEPAFAHLLEPLLTSIGIESQKLIHGIAFFTAFFIISYLHIVIGELAPKSWAIRKPELLSLWTAAPLYLFYWAMYPAIFLLNASANAILRIAGQDQPAGHHEHHYSRDELKLILHSSRASDPTDQDMRVLASAVELGELEVVDWANSREDLVYLELNATLDEVFSLFRRHKYSRFPIFDEAAGEFVGVLHIKDLLLHLSLLEMLPSTLRLAELMRPIEKVSRNLPLSELLEQFRKGSAHFALVEEADGKVIGYLTMEDVLEALVGDIQDEHRKTERGILAYQPGKLLVRGDTPLFKLERLLGIDLDHIEAETLAGLIYETLKRVPEEEESLEVAGLRLIVKKMKGPKIVLAKVIKLD